The following proteins come from a genomic window of Cetobacterium somerae ATCC BAA-474:
- a CDS encoding dicarboxylate/amino acid:cation symporter — protein sequence MKKIGLLPKLILAIIIGIGVGMLGMEVPIRLLATFNGIFGNFLKFSIPLIIIGFVAPGIGDLGTGAGKLLGITTAIAYISTVLAGSFTYFVNTAVFKMILKTGSMLETADNPEHALLSGYLTINMPPIMDVMTALLMAFILGIGIAIVKGHAIKDVMNEFQKVVEGIIRNIIIPFLPLHIAGIFANMTYAGQVATILTVFSKVFAVIILLHITILLILYFIAGGMAGANPIRLLKTMLPAYFTAIGTQSSAATIPVTLNQTKENGVNTGIAEFVVPLCATIHLSGSTITLVSCAMAIMMLNGMSITFGTMFGFILMLGVTMVAAPGVPGGAVMAALGIIETMLGFPPTLTSIMIALYLAQDSFGTACNVTGDGAIAIIVNKIAGFKLEKNSKEFFDNI from the coding sequence ATGAAAAAAATAGGTCTTTTACCAAAACTGATTTTAGCAATTATAATTGGTATTGGAGTAGGTATGCTAGGAATGGAGGTACCTATAAGATTATTAGCAACATTTAATGGTATTTTTGGAAACTTTTTAAAATTCTCAATACCACTTATCATAATCGGATTCGTTGCACCTGGAATTGGTGATTTAGGAACTGGAGCAGGTAAGTTGTTGGGAATAACAACAGCAATAGCATATATTTCAACAGTTTTAGCAGGTTCATTTACATATTTTGTAAATACGGCAGTATTTAAAATGATTTTAAAAACAGGATCAATGCTAGAAACAGCAGATAATCCAGAGCATGCATTATTATCAGGATATTTAACAATAAATATGCCTCCAATAATGGATGTAATGACAGCATTATTAATGGCTTTTATTTTAGGAATAGGAATTGCTATAGTAAAAGGACATGCAATAAAAGATGTAATGAACGAATTCCAAAAAGTTGTAGAAGGAATTATAAGAAATATAATCATTCCATTTTTACCACTACATATAGCTGGAATTTTTGCCAATATGACTTATGCTGGACAAGTTGCTACAATACTAACAGTATTCTCTAAAGTATTTGCTGTAATTATTTTATTACACATAACAATACTTTTAATACTTTACTTTATAGCTGGAGGAATGGCAGGAGCAAATCCAATTAGATTATTAAAAACAATGTTACCAGCGTATTTTACTGCTATAGGAACTCAATCATCAGCAGCTACGATACCAGTAACACTGAATCAAACAAAAGAAAATGGTGTAAATACAGGTATTGCTGAGTTCGTTGTCCCTCTTTGTGCAACGATACATTTATCAGGAAGTACAATAACACTAGTAAGTTGTGCAATGGCAATAATGATGTTAAATGGAATGAGCATAACTTTCGGAACAATGTTTGGATTCATACTAATGTTAGGAGTTACAATGGTTGCAGCACCAGGAGTTCCTGGAGGAGCAGTTATGGCAGCGTTAGGAATTATTGAAACAATGTTAGGATTCCCTCCAACATTAACATCAATAATGATTGCTCTTTACTTAGCGCAAGATAGTTTTGGAACTGCTTGTAATGTAACTGGAGATGGAGCAATAGCTATTATTGTAAATAAAATAGCAGGATTTAAACTTGAAAAAAATTCAAAAGAATTCTTTGATAATATATAA